Below is a genomic region from Isosphaeraceae bacterium EP7.
CGAGGGCCGTCGGATCGTGACCCGGCCGATCAAAGGCACCCGTCCGAGGGGCCGCGACGCTGCCGAGGATGCGAGGCTGGCCGCCGAGCTGAAGTCCTCCGCCAAGGATCGGGCCGAGCTGACCATGATCGTCGACCTGGAACGCAACGATCTGGGGCGGGTCTGTGAATATGGGTCGGTGACCGTCTCCGAGGCGCTCGCGGTCGAGAGCTTTGCACAGGTCCATCACCTGGTCGCCACGGTCGAAGGACGACTGCGGGAAGATGTCGGGCCGATAGACGTGGTCCGGGCGATGTTCCCGGGAGGGTCGATTACCGGGGCTCCCAAGATCAGGGCGATGGAAATCATCGACGAGCTGGAGCCGGTTCGGCGGGGCCTGTACACCGGCTCGATCGGCTATCTCTCTCAAGGCCGTTCTGCGTTCAACATCGCGATTCGCACAATTCTTGTCGAAGGGCCAAGGGCGAGCTATCAAGTAGGAGGCGGGATCGTCGTCGACTCCGACCCTGATGCCGAATACCGCGAGACGCTGGACAAGGGGCGGGCCCTGTATCAGGTGCTTGGAGGGGGAGTCTACGCGTGATCTGGGCGAACGGCCGCATCTGGGACGAGGGCGAACAGCCTGCGGTCAGCCTGGATGACCGCGTGTTCGTCCACGGCCTCGGCCTGTTCGAGACCATGCGCACCTGGGAAGGTCGCGCCTTGTTGCTTTCCCGGCATCGGGCAAGGCTGATGAGTTCCGCCGTTCGACTGGGCATCGCGGTCTCGCCCGACGCACTACCCGACGCGGAGGCCGTCGCCCGGCTGATGGCGGCCGAGGCGATCGTGGGCGACTGCGCCTTGCGGCTGACCCTGACGGGCGGGCGTTCGCCGTCCGAGCCCGGCTTGGCCTGGCTGAAGACGATGCGACTGCCCCCGGAACGACGAGCCGGCGGCCTGACCTTGATCTTCGGCGGCGACGTCCTTCATCGGGGCGACCCGCTGGCCGGTCACAAGACCTTGAACTACTGGGGCAGGCGAATGGCGCACGAGCAGGCGACCGCGCTGGGGGCCGACGAGGCCCTGCTGGGCACGCCCGACGGCAAGGTCTGGGAAGGGTCGCGCACGAATCTGTTCCTGGTTCGCGGCGGCAAGTTGGTCACCCCGACGCTGGATGGGCCGATCCTCCCCGGCCTGATGCGTGGAGTCGTCTTGGAGCGGGCCAGGGCCCTGGGGCTGACCTGCGAGGAGCGGGAGATCGGCTATGGCGAGCTGGATGACGCCGACGAGTTGTTCCTCACCAATGCGGTACGCGGAATCCAGCCCGTGGGCTGCACGCCGGGCCGTCAGTTCCCCGCTCCCGGGCCTCTGACCGGGCGGCTGGACGCGGAACTTCAGGGTTGGCTGGCTTCCGGAGGCATCGACCGATGACCATTCCCCTCTCCGAAATGATCCGCTGGCTCGGCGAATTCGCCCCGCTCGAACTCGCCGAGCCTTGGGACAACGTCGGCCTCCTGCTCGGCGACCCCGACCAGCCGGTTCGCAAGGTGATGACCTGCCTGACCGTCACCGGGGCGACCGCCGCCGAGGCCATCCAGTCGGGCGTCGACCTGATCGTCAGCCATCACCCGATCCTGTTCCGACCGGTGCAGAAAATCGTCGGGGGCAATCACGAGACGGCCGAGGTCTGGGCTCTGGCCAGGGCCGGAATCGCGGTCTACAGCCCTCACACCGCGTTCGATAACGCAATCTCGGGGATCAATGCCGGCCTCGCGCGAAGGCTCGCCCTGGTTGACCTGAAGCCCATGCGGCCGGGCGCACCGCTGCCGCACTCCAAGATCGTCGCCTTCACGCCCGAGGCCGATCGCGGGCCCGTGCTTGCCGCCGCCTTCGCAGCGGGAGCGGGGCGGATCGGGAATTACGCGGAATGCTCATTCGGGGCGAAGGGGCAGGGGACGTTCCACGGCGACGAGAACTCCTCGCCCAAGGTCGGCCAGGCGGGGACGCGGGAGACGGTAGACGAGTGGCGGCTGGAATTCGTCTGCCCTGCCTGTCGAGTTGAGGCCGTCGTCGGGGCGATCCGCGTGGCCCACTCATATGAGGAGCCGGCCATCGACGTCTTCCCGTTAGCCGGCGGACCGTCCGGTCCGGGCTCCGGTCGGATCGGCACGCTACCCGACGCGATCTCGCTGGGAGAGCTGGCGGACCGGGTCGCGGGATTGCTGCCCACCCCGGCGGTCCAGATTGTCGGCGATCGGGACCGGACGGTGCGGCGGGTGGCGATCTGCTGCGGCGCGGGGGACGATTTCGTGCCCGACGCCGCCGGGCAAGGAGCCGACGTGCTGCTCACCGGCGAGGCCCGATTCCACCGCTGCCTTGAGGCTGAGGCCCTCGGGCTCGGCCTCGTCCTGCCCGGACATCACGCGACGGAGCGGCCGGGAGTCGAGGACCTGGCGGTCGCCCTGGAGATGGCCTTCACCAGCCTCGATGTCTGGGCCAGCCGTCGAGAGACGGACCCGGTCCGGTGCCCCTCCTGATCAACCCTCAGATCGCTTCGCGCATGAAAGAACCCCCGTGGAAGCGGGGGTTCGAGTGGCGCGGTCGGGGGGGACGCGGTCAGGCTTCGACGTCGGCGTCGACCTTGGCGTCGTCTTCAGTCTCGACGTCGGCATCAAGATCCGCGTCGGGATCGAGCAGGGACTCGAGTTCGGATTCGAGGTCGGTTTCCGGCTTGTCGGTCTCGGTCTCGGTCTCGGCGGCCGCCTCGGCCGCGCCCGCCTTGCCGCCGCGGGTGCTGGGCACTGCGAGGAAGGTCTGGTGCTCCCACTGGCCGGCCCAGGCCAGGCCCGCCCAGCGCTGGAGGGAAATCGTGCGGACCGTGGGCCGGTCCTCGTCGCGGATCACTTCACCCCATGCGTTCGTGTAGGCGGCGCGGACCTGGGCCGAGCTGCCGCCGACGCAGAGCAGGCGTTCGCCATTGGGGGTGAGGCAGGCCACAGCTCGCCAATCCTGGACGCCCGAAGATTCGCTCATGCTCGTCGATTCCCAATCCCGGCCCGGATGGGCGCGGGGTCAATCCAATATGGGCCGCCCGGGGCCGACTCGGGTCGCCTCGGACGGACAAAGGTGAACGCCAATAACCCGCGCCCCGATCGGGGGATCGGTGGCGGTGGGACGACCGAGCCGAGAAGGTGCGAACCCCCGTCGGACCCGACCTCATCGCCGACGCCAACCGATTGCTCCGTGGCACCATCGGGGATGCCCGAAGGCAAACCCATGACCACGAATTGCAATCCGAGCGACGTGGCGTCCTCGCGACACCGGCCGTCGATTTCCTACGACGAAGCTGGTGCCTCATGCCCACTCAAATTGTAGTGCGGCACTCCATCATAGGCGAACGAAAATTCCAAAAATCGTTGAAAGTCGTTTCCTTAATGAGAGATCGGTCCGAAGATCCTCGCTCAGACGGCGAAGAAATCGGGGTCAATTCTTGTCCCGTCTCAGATCAATTAGACTGAACTTCCGTATTTCAGGCACGATGGCCGATCGTCAGCAGGACTTTCCCCTTCTTGCCGACCACCTCCGAGGCGCGGACGGCCTCGGCGATCCGATCGAGCGGGAATGACTCGCCGGGTTCGGATTCGAGCACGCCCTCGCGGATCAGGCCGCCGATCTCGCGAAACATTTTGATGTTCTTCAGGATCGATCGGCCAAGCATGAAGTGGCCGAGGTAGAACCCCTCGATGCGCTTGCCGGCGATCAGCGAGCGGGTCCGCAAGGTCAGGGGCTCGTACGAGAGTGTGCCGTAGACCAGCATCCGGCCGTCGAGGGCGAGCGAGTCGTAAATCGCCGAGCCGGTGCTTCCGCCCACGGGGTCGATCGCGTATTTGACCCCATCGACCCCGACGATCTTGCGAACCTGGTCCTCGATCGGCCCGTCCGACGACGAGATGACCGCGTCGGCGCCGAGCGCCTTAAGTTCGTCGATCGCCTCATGGCGGCGGACGACGTTCAGGGTCTTGAAGCCGTCGTGCTTGCCCAGCTTGATGATCATCTTGCCCAGGGTCGAGCCCGCGGCGCTCTGGAGCAGCCAGGCTCCCTTGGGCACCTGCAAGACCTTGCGCACCATCGCCAGCGCGGTGGCCGGGTTGATGAAGAACGAGGCCACCTGCTCGTCGGGCAGGTCCTTGGGGACGGGCACGACGCGGTTGGCCTTCACCACAACGTACTCGGCCCAGTTGCCCCCGGCCTGGTTCAGCACCGCAACCCGGCGCCCTTTCATGAACGAGCCCAGGAGGCCGGGGCCGGCCGATTCGACGACGCCCACCCCTTCGTAGCCCGGCGTGGCGGGCAACGTGAGGTTGACCATGTATTTGCCGCGGATCGTCATGATGTCCGACGGATTGATCGGGCTGGCGATCATCCGGACGAGGACCTGGCCCGGGCCCGGCACGGGCGTCGGCACCTCGGCGTAGCGCAGGACTTCGGAGGGCTCGCCATACTGGTCGAAGACCGCGGCATTCATGCGGGATCTCGCGGCGGGTTCGGATGGGGCGCCCGGCGATCCATTCGCCGGCGCAATCTCTCGCAATGGCGGGTCGAACCCGCCTGGTCTCCGGTATCCTAAACTGAGACCCCTCTCCCAGACCAGGATCTCCACCCATGGCCTTCGATTCCTTGGTGTCGCCCGACTGGCTTGAAGACCACCTCGACGACCCGGCCGTCCGGGTCGTCGACATGCGTGGTTATGTCTCGACCCGTCCCATCGCCCCGGGCGTTGAGGAGGCCACCTATCGCGGGGCGCGCGACGA
It encodes:
- a CDS encoding aminotransferase class IV, producing MIWANGRIWDEGEQPAVSLDDRVFVHGLGLFETMRTWEGRALLLSRHRARLMSSAVRLGIAVSPDALPDAEAVARLMAAEAIVGDCALRLTLTGGRSPSEPGLAWLKTMRLPPERRAGGLTLIFGGDVLHRGDPLAGHKTLNYWGRRMAHEQATALGADEALLGTPDGKVWEGSRTNLFLVRGGKLVTPTLDGPILPGLMRGVVLERARALGLTCEEREIGYGELDDADELFLTNAVRGIQPVGCTPGRQFPAPGPLTGRLDAELQGWLASGGIDR
- a CDS encoding Nif3-like dinuclear metal center hexameric protein — protein: MTIPLSEMIRWLGEFAPLELAEPWDNVGLLLGDPDQPVRKVMTCLTVTGATAAEAIQSGVDLIVSHHPILFRPVQKIVGGNHETAEVWALARAGIAVYSPHTAFDNAISGINAGLARRLALVDLKPMRPGAPLPHSKIVAFTPEADRGPVLAAAFAAGAGRIGNYAECSFGAKGQGTFHGDENSSPKVGQAGTRETVDEWRLEFVCPACRVEAVVGAIRVAHSYEEPAIDVFPLAGGPSGPGSGRIGTLPDAISLGELADRVAGLLPTPAVQIVGDRDRTVRRVAICCGAGDDFVPDAAGQGADVLLTGEARFHRCLEAEALGLGLVLPGHHATERPGVEDLAVALEMAFTSLDVWASRRETDPVRCPS
- a CDS encoding zinc-dependent alcohol dehydrogenase family protein codes for the protein MNAAVFDQYGEPSEVLRYAEVPTPVPGPGQVLVRMIASPINPSDIMTIRGKYMVNLTLPATPGYEGVGVVESAGPGLLGSFMKGRRVAVLNQAGGNWAEYVVVKANRVVPVPKDLPDEQVASFFINPATALAMVRKVLQVPKGAWLLQSAAGSTLGKMIIKLGKHDGFKTLNVVRRHEAIDELKALGADAVISSSDGPIEDQVRKIVGVDGVKYAIDPVGGSTGSAIYDSLALDGRMLVYGTLSYEPLTLRTRSLIAGKRIEGFYLGHFMLGRSILKNIKMFREIGGLIREGVLESEPGESFPLDRIAEAVRASEVVGKKGKVLLTIGHRA